A single region of the Microbulbifer sp. MKSA007 genome encodes:
- the tnpA gene encoding IS200/IS605 family transposase — translation MRDWQCQAHVKHYCRYHVVFVPKYRKKALFGALRSEIGAIFRDLCRQKGIELVEGYAMRDHIHMLLMIPPRLSVSNTVGFLKGKSAIRIFRKYKHIQRNFTGRHFWARGYCVSTVGLDEQMIREYIKNQEVEERRQEQMQLAGL, via the coding sequence ATGCGAGATTGGCAGTGCCAAGCTCACGTGAAACATTATTGCAGGTACCATGTGGTATTTGTGCCCAAGTATCGAAAGAAAGCGTTATTTGGGGCATTGAGAAGTGAGATTGGAGCAATATTCCGAGACTTGTGTCGTCAAAAAGGCATTGAGTTGGTCGAGGGGTACGCAATGAGGGATCACATTCATATGTTGTTAATGATTCCTCCAAGGTTAAGTGTTTCCAATACGGTTGGGTTTCTGAAAGGGAAATCTGCGATCCGGATATTTCGGAAGTACAAGCATATACAGAGAAATTTCACAGGAAGACATTTTTGGGCTCGGGGCTACTGCGTGAGTACAGTAGGGCTTGATGAGCAGATGATTCGAGAGTACATCAAGAATCAAGAGGTTGAAGAACGCCGGCAAGAGCAGATGCAATTGGCGGGATTGTAA
- a CDS encoding D-arabinono-1,4-lactone oxidase — MAATSVAEQLPPPIEVPEVLKNYQDTQDCFPGVIHDPTSIEEVQQIVRDAADQGRKVMTGSRRFNSQIDAACAGNGEVQITLENMDQVVSLDKDNLLVTVQAGMRFRDLTAYLREHELSVPMVTELAIFTIGGMLGSGTHGSTFTQKSSMISDYVTELKLVDGNGDLRVINGEMLNAARVNLGVLGVVVEVTIEVEPGYKVQAKVKGYHSDDELEDVVLDLARDNHSANVAWFPGLGRYTVTTYNKVPLSTKGNAYNAQADVSDFSEYLFGLIFDSLHEADSAALQCFAASLRHTARSSSYFRDVDSGLKKFIKPTGHADLMQHFVCKEPDKCVWDNLPIALQEVAIPFEELPNWIADVRQIIANSEKTCFPLNGIYFRFGKSSDSYLGMTAGRDTAFVGIEYTLRQRGEAVPKNYFVNLEIEQMSLRKYGARPHWGKNSVAIFEDMAERFPKWSQFMDVKEELDPNNIFSNPFWNRVSGADPLENYLTPGCNPDGQCYCQTDEHCEEGSSCQAGVWYSDARICKAD; from the coding sequence ATGGCTGCTACAAGTGTTGCAGAGCAGCTACCGCCACCAATTGAAGTGCCTGAGGTATTAAAAAACTACCAGGATACTCAGGATTGTTTCCCTGGTGTTATCCATGATCCGACCAGTATTGAAGAAGTTCAGCAGATAGTACGTGATGCAGCGGATCAAGGCCGTAAAGTGATGACAGGGAGTCGCCGATTCAATAGTCAGATTGATGCGGCCTGTGCAGGTAATGGAGAGGTGCAAATCACTCTGGAAAATATGGATCAGGTTGTTAGCCTAGACAAAGATAACCTGTTGGTTACTGTCCAGGCCGGTATGAGATTCCGGGATTTGACCGCCTATCTTCGAGAGCATGAACTAAGTGTGCCGATGGTGACAGAGCTGGCCATATTCACGATAGGCGGTATGCTGGGAAGCGGTACTCACGGTTCAACTTTTACACAAAAAAGCAGCATGATCTCTGATTATGTCACCGAATTGAAGTTGGTTGATGGCAATGGGGACTTACGAGTAATCAATGGTGAGATGCTCAATGCCGCCAGGGTAAACCTAGGTGTTTTAGGCGTAGTTGTTGAAGTGACCATAGAGGTTGAACCTGGCTATAAAGTACAAGCAAAAGTAAAGGGGTATCACAGCGATGATGAGCTGGAGGATGTTGTTCTTGATTTGGCTCGAGATAATCATTCAGCTAATGTTGCCTGGTTCCCGGGATTAGGGCGCTATACCGTAACAACTTACAACAAGGTACCTTTGTCGACTAAGGGTAATGCCTACAATGCCCAGGCAGATGTATCAGACTTCTCCGAATATTTATTTGGGCTGATATTTGATAGCCTTCATGAAGCCGATAGTGCCGCATTGCAGTGTTTTGCAGCTTCTCTTCGCCATACTGCTCGCTCCAGTTCCTATTTCAGGGATGTTGACTCAGGCTTGAAAAAGTTTATTAAGCCCACTGGACATGCGGACCTGATGCAACATTTCGTATGTAAAGAGCCAGATAAATGTGTCTGGGACAACCTTCCAATTGCACTTCAGGAAGTCGCGATTCCATTTGAAGAATTGCCCAACTGGATTGCGGATGTCCGCCAGATTATTGCAAATAGTGAAAAAACCTGTTTTCCGCTGAATGGTATTTATTTCCGTTTTGGCAAGTCTTCCGACAGCTATTTAGGGATGACAGCAGGCCGCGATACAGCGTTTGTAGGGATTGAATATACCCTTCGTCAACGAGGTGAAGCTGTGCCAAAGAACTACTTTGTCAATTTGGAAATTGAGCAAATGTCCCTCCGGAAGTATGGAGCCAGGCCTCACTGGGGTAAGAATTCAGTCGCTATTTTTGAGGACATGGCTGAGCGATTCCCCAAATGGTCCCAGTTTATGGATGTTAAAGAAGAGTTGGACCCAAACAATATATTTTCCAACCCCTTTTGGAATCGGGTAAGTGGAGCTGATCCTTTGGAAAACTATTTAACTCCTGGCTGCAATCCCGATGGTCAGTGCTATTGTCAAACAGATGAACACTGTGAAGAGGGTTCCAGCTGCCAAGCGGGAGTTTGGTATTCAGACGCAAGGATTTGTAAAGCTGATTAG
- a CDS encoding carotenoid oxygenase family protein, which produces MKRRDLLKAAGVMSASPLMGVASAKAGTSNALDGSSFPESIMVGDLSDSSGVLSVIQGILPDDVIGHLLMAEGIPLASNHLTPNGKGALTRLDFTGRSNNSEVPYTRKMIRTASAIMQEQDLTGFDKFNLLGGTIYSSPNLGFMNYCNTAPNYMGDNRFAMSYEGGMPYEFDATTLEMVTPIGEVDEWKSSLPPLLENLTPEKWLFPQVRTTGHPFFDLETGNCITINYGGNIGDSGSSGFIRLIRWDREGAFESWNIRDRQGNNAYIAASSHSLGVTRNHIIVFETAARVESTRIIGTRIVLPQEHRTRCWVIRKADMVPGADTIIADYLELGFDTSDIVCNYDDNAGEITLYGQYMGAMDKSEQLFRFEILQKGGLVPKWLSGYPAAPLDVGGLVRARIRVNSNSAIEIKEDYRVIRDDALSWDMNDPAYRGHFQFPETFEHLYWAAVGYRPDHISMRVSWAYRDYPERHYGYWNMPEESRPSALIHMDCVNMKIADAFQFPEDCVMRTPQFMARPGSTAQNDGYVIAAVVRKYPTTSDSNGKEFWIFDAARLSGGPICILANRSLEFATTNHALWVPSIGRRPLSAYRSNYADFLRSKAPDHSSNVRDIIDGELLPRFG; this is translated from the coding sequence ATGAAGCGTCGAGATCTATTGAAGGCTGCAGGTGTAATGTCTGCATCACCGCTTATGGGAGTGGCATCAGCTAAGGCTGGAACAAGTAATGCTTTGGATGGCTCTAGTTTCCCAGAGTCAATAATGGTCGGTGATCTATCAGATTCCTCCGGAGTACTCAGTGTAATACAGGGAATCTTACCTGATGATGTTATTGGCCATCTTCTTATGGCTGAGGGTATTCCTTTGGCGTCCAACCATCTTACACCTAATGGAAAGGGAGCTTTGACCCGGCTCGACTTTACTGGGCGGAGCAATAACAGTGAAGTTCCCTATACCCGAAAAATGATACGTACCGCGTCTGCGATAATGCAGGAGCAGGATTTAACAGGTTTTGATAAATTCAATTTGTTAGGTGGGACAATATACTCAAGCCCGAATCTGGGATTTATGAACTACTGTAATACGGCCCCCAACTATATGGGAGATAACCGTTTTGCAATGAGTTATGAAGGGGGTATGCCCTATGAGTTTGATGCTACAACTCTAGAGATGGTAACCCCTATTGGAGAAGTGGATGAATGGAAATCGAGCTTACCCCCGCTGCTTGAAAATCTAACCCCAGAAAAGTGGCTATTTCCCCAGGTTCGGACTACCGGTCACCCTTTCTTTGATCTGGAAACAGGTAACTGTATCACCATCAACTATGGTGGAAATATTGGTGATTCTGGTAGCTCAGGATTTATTCGATTAATTCGCTGGGATCGAGAGGGTGCATTTGAAAGTTGGAACATTCGGGATCGTCAGGGTAACAACGCCTATATTGCTGCAAGCTCACACTCTCTTGGCGTAACGCGAAATCATATCATTGTCTTTGAAACTGCAGCGAGAGTTGAATCTACCCGAATTATTGGAACACGAATAGTTCTGCCTCAAGAACACCGGACCCGGTGTTGGGTTATTCGGAAGGCCGATATGGTGCCGGGTGCTGATACTATTATCGCAGATTACCTGGAGCTCGGCTTTGATACGTCGGACATTGTCTGCAACTACGATGACAATGCGGGTGAGATTACCCTGTATGGCCAATATATGGGGGCAATGGATAAATCCGAGCAGTTATTCCGCTTTGAAATCCTGCAGAAGGGAGGTTTGGTACCCAAGTGGTTGTCCGGATACCCTGCAGCACCGCTGGATGTTGGAGGTTTGGTACGTGCCCGGATTCGAGTTAACTCAAATTCAGCTATTGAGATAAAAGAAGATTACCGGGTTATTCGGGATGATGCGCTTTCCTGGGATATGAATGATCCGGCTTACCGTGGGCACTTCCAGTTCCCTGAAACCTTTGAGCACCTTTATTGGGCTGCTGTGGGTTACAGGCCTGACCATATATCTATGCGGGTTTCCTGGGCATATCGCGATTATCCTGAGCGCCACTACGGCTATTGGAATATGCCTGAAGAAAGTCGTCCCTCTGCCTTGATTCATATGGACTGCGTCAATATGAAAATTGCGGATGCCTTTCAGTTCCCAGAAGATTGCGTAATGCGTACACCGCAATTTATGGCCCGCCCGGGCTCCACGGCCCAGAACGACGGTTATGTGATTGCAGCAGTTGTACGCAAATATCCAACGACATCCGATTCCAATGGTAAAGAGTTTTGGATTTTTGATGCGGCACGTCTCAGCGGTGGGCCAATTTGTATCCTAGCTAACCGATCACTGGAATTTGCAACCACGAATCATGCACTGTGGGTGCCATCCATTGGTCGTCGCCCTTTATCAGCCTACCGGTCAAATTATGCTGATTTTCTTCGCAGTAAAGCGCCTGATCACAGCAGTAATGTTCGGGACATTATCGATGGGGAGCTGCTTCCCCGTTTTGGTTGA
- a CDS encoding AsnC family protein — protein MAYLLDAIDKKILEILQQDATIPNIELAEKVCLSPSPVHGGLKT, from the coding sequence ATGGCCTATTTACTGGATGCCATCGACAAAAAAATTCTGGAAATCCTTCAACAGGATGCCACCATTCCAAATATTGAGCTTGCAGAAAAAGTCTGCCTCTCACCCTCCCCTGTTCACGGCGGGTTAAAAACCTAA
- a CDS encoding nucleotidyltransferase domain-containing protein codes for MESLIKDRLKSLEVERDIEIIYACESGSRAWGFESPDSDWDVRFIYKRNIQQYLTIGTPRDVVEVPFDKKLGDELDLVGWDIKKTLTLMRASNPTLIEWLFSPKVYFRNEDVLKSLQDLALKCWQPRALAHHYVSMGFNNYSRFIREDDRGFKEIKVKKLLYVLRSLLNALYIKEFTKIPPVDFSHMYNELLPSSGSEWLLDILSSLILKKKELEEGDLIAVDGKLDGWIQENMDRSGANSIEERPKLDLPEFDRLFRKVLGV; via the coding sequence ATGGAATCGCTGATAAAGGACCGTCTGAAATCACTGGAAGTAGAGCGAGATATTGAAATTATCTATGCCTGTGAGTCAGGAAGCCGCGCATGGGGATTTGAATCCCCTGATAGTGACTGGGATGTAAGGTTTATCTACAAACGTAATATTCAGCAATATCTCACTATAGGTACTCCCAGAGATGTTGTTGAGGTTCCATTTGATAAAAAACTTGGTGATGAACTGGACTTGGTCGGCTGGGATATCAAGAAGACTTTAACTTTAATGAGGGCAAGTAACCCCACTTTAATTGAGTGGCTATTTTCGCCAAAGGTCTATTTTAGAAATGAAGATGTTTTGAAGTCATTGCAGGATTTGGCTTTAAAATGTTGGCAGCCGCGAGCATTAGCTCATCACTATGTCAGCATGGGATTTAATAATTATTCCAGGTTTATTCGCGAGGATGATCGAGGCTTTAAAGAGATTAAGGTCAAGAAGTTACTTTATGTTCTGCGTTCACTGCTTAATGCTCTGTATATAAAAGAGTTTACAAAAATTCCTCCTGTGGACTTTAGTCATATGTATAACGAGTTGTTGCCTTCCTCAGGAAGTGAGTGGCTTCTGGATATTCTTTCCAGTTTGATTTTGAAAAAGAAGGAGCTTGAAGAGGGCGATTTGATAGCCGTTGATGGCAAACTGGATGGCTGGATACAGGAAAATATGGATAGATCTGGTGCCAATTCTATAGAGGAAAGGCCAAAGTTGGATCTTCCAGAATTTGACAGGCTTTTTCGTAAAGTTCTGGGCGTATAG
- a CDS encoding helix-turn-helix transcriptional regulator: MAIIVNLDVMLAKRKVSSKSLAARIGITEANLSLLKRGKVKGVRFDTLAAICEALECQPGDILEFKPDE; the protein is encoded by the coding sequence ATGGCAATTATTGTCAATTTGGACGTTATGCTGGCTAAACGTAAAGTCAGCTCGAAATCACTGGCCGCGCGAATTGGAATCACCGAAGCCAACTTATCCCTACTGAAGCGCGGCAAAGTGAAGGGAGTAAGGTTTGATACCTTGGCGGCAATCTGTGAAGCACTTGAGTGTCAGCCTGGCGATATTCTTGAGTTTAAACCAGACGAGTAA
- a CDS encoding S9 family peptidase, with the protein MKLHIRNSSIKKAICSLSLAIAFSGCSMNASQEEGATKVNEQELISVESLFNESAIKDVNLSSDGQWLAWLQQHNGAPNIYVMSADGASKDAFALTEFADGVDAFLWDKHRLGLFVLKDVDGNEQHQVYRLDLNDEGKSLNLIGTEKLTSNDSANYMVFGQASEKRDSLTLMANHDDPNNLKFYQLNTETGELTFLMENTHRFNEILIDDEGVPVAGVRPNPDTSKELFVRKGDSWEGALKTEPGEILSLSSYNSEIGSLYFESSFGAADTSGVKQLDLTSGKIAAIHQDPNQRSDVYKTLFNKDGELQLVSYYYGYREDYPVDKNFQKHWQNITSNFSRRVEIDVVSMDEETGVWLLEVASDIDPGAFYRYQQSDQSLVRLIDKDSQLDPKFLSEKRSITYTARDGITIQAYLTLPKGKSKQLPLVVLPHGGPWSRDYWKLNDGFMTRLAQFLVNRGYAVLQPNFRASTGFGETFIALGNRQWGTGAMQHDLTDGVEFLIEQGIADSDRVAIMGGSYGGYAALSGLTFTPDTYTAAISFVGPSSLITLIESFPEYYRPFISNWFKAVGDPLIESDREEMQTRSPLNYTDRIKAPLLLVQGANDPRVTQVESDQIAKKMYENGLEVEYILAKDEGHGFSKRINKLALLIKTEDFLAEHLGGEVSPLVSDQVATHLAGLEVDISSLSEK; encoded by the coding sequence ATGAAATTGCACATTCGTAACAGTTCAATAAAGAAGGCTATCTGTAGCTTGAGTCTTGCGATTGCATTTAGCGGTTGCAGTATGAATGCTTCCCAGGAAGAGGGGGCGACAAAAGTTAACGAGCAGGAGTTGATTTCTGTCGAGAGCCTCTTTAATGAGTCTGCTATCAAGGATGTTAATCTGTCATCAGATGGACAATGGCTGGCCTGGCTCCAGCAGCATAATGGAGCGCCAAATATCTATGTGATGTCGGCTGATGGGGCAAGCAAAGATGCATTTGCGTTAACAGAGTTTGCAGATGGTGTAGATGCTTTTTTGTGGGATAAGCATCGGCTTGGTTTATTCGTTTTAAAAGATGTGGATGGGAATGAGCAACACCAGGTTTATCGACTGGACCTGAATGATGAAGGTAAAAGCTTAAACTTGATTGGCACCGAAAAATTAACCTCAAACGACTCTGCAAATTACATGGTTTTTGGGCAAGCTTCGGAAAAGCGGGATTCACTGACGCTAATGGCCAATCATGATGACCCGAATAATTTGAAATTTTATCAGCTTAATACTGAGACGGGTGAACTAACATTTTTGATGGAAAATACTCATCGATTTAACGAAATTTTAATTGATGATGAAGGGGTTCCGGTTGCTGGTGTGCGACCCAATCCTGATACGTCAAAAGAGTTATTTGTTCGTAAAGGCGACTCCTGGGAGGGGGCACTAAAGACGGAGCCGGGAGAAATACTATCTCTGTCGAGCTATAACTCAGAAATTGGCAGTCTGTATTTTGAATCAAGCTTTGGTGCAGCTGATACCTCTGGGGTAAAACAGTTAGATTTAACTTCAGGAAAAATAGCAGCCATTCACCAAGATCCCAATCAACGGTCAGACGTGTATAAAACTCTGTTCAATAAGGATGGTGAGCTCCAGCTGGTTTCCTATTATTATGGTTATCGAGAAGACTATCCTGTTGATAAGAATTTCCAAAAGCACTGGCAAAATATCACCAGTAACTTTAGTCGTCGGGTGGAAATAGACGTTGTTTCCATGGATGAAGAAACTGGAGTTTGGTTGTTGGAAGTTGCCAGCGATATCGATCCTGGTGCGTTTTATAGATATCAGCAATCAGACCAGTCACTGGTACGTTTAATTGACAAAGATTCCCAGTTGGACCCTAAATTTTTGTCAGAAAAGCGCTCAATAACCTATACCGCGCGTGATGGTATTACTATTCAGGCATACCTCACTTTACCTAAAGGGAAGAGCAAGCAATTGCCGTTGGTTGTTCTGCCCCATGGCGGTCCTTGGTCGAGGGATTACTGGAAGCTCAACGATGGATTTATGACGCGTCTAGCACAGTTTTTAGTGAATCGCGGTTATGCGGTATTGCAGCCAAACTTCCGTGCCTCCACGGGTTTTGGTGAGACTTTTATCGCTCTGGGTAATCGCCAATGGGGAACAGGTGCGATGCAGCATGACTTGACCGATGGAGTAGAGTTCTTGATTGAGCAGGGAATTGCTGACAGCGATAGAGTAGCAATTATGGGGGGCTCATATGGAGGCTATGCGGCTTTGTCAGGACTAACATTTACGCCTGATACATATACTGCAGCAATATCGTTTGTTGGTCCCTCTAGCTTGATTACTTTGATTGAATCGTTTCCGGAGTATTATCGCCCCTTTATTTCCAATTGGTTTAAAGCGGTTGGAGATCCTTTGATTGAAAGTGATCGGGAGGAAATGCAAACTCGATCTCCGTTGAACTATACCGATCGAATCAAGGCACCTTTACTGCTGGTTCAAGGGGCTAATGATCCTCGTGTTACCCAGGTGGAGTCTGATCAAATCGCCAAAAAAATGTATGAAAACGGGTTGGAAGTTGAGTATATCTTGGCAAAAGATGAAGGGCATGGATTTAGCAAGCGCATTAACAAGTTGGCACTTTTAATAAAAACAGAAGACTTCCTGGCAGAACACTTAGGTGGGGAGGTGAGCCCATTGGTGTCGGATCAAGTTGCCACGCATCTGGCTGGTCTTGAAGTTGATATATCAAGCTTATCTGAGAAGTAA
- a CDS encoding alpha/beta hydrolase, with amino-acid sequence MDGNPKDSITVNNHSISYFQKGQGEPIVLVHGALADARMWQEHCKILSNEFRAISFTQRHFGNPGNPSEGPFGIDTHAADLVGLVEALDIGPAHLVGWSYGADVSLNAAIKAPKLIKSLYLYEPGYPGYIESNNMEEYRQDAESMFAEIFKTTAEGELDTAVKLLIDGSGNQAGYFSQQPLKYRVQQLDNAYTLPLQLNQTEQSALNPSSLSGISIPVSVAYGSNTRQLFKTVSLVAGTLIPDTHPQEVSSANHMLPLEDPARFCQLVRDRITNCCDQQPVT; translated from the coding sequence ATGGACGGAAACCCAAAAGACTCTATCACTGTAAACAACCACTCTATCTCTTATTTCCAGAAGGGACAGGGAGAACCCATTGTTCTTGTACATGGCGCACTGGCCGATGCTCGCATGTGGCAAGAACACTGCAAAATTCTATCAAATGAATTTAGAGCGATTTCATTCACCCAAAGGCATTTCGGTAATCCGGGTAATCCTTCGGAAGGCCCCTTTGGAATTGATACCCATGCAGCAGACCTGGTAGGGCTGGTTGAGGCACTAGATATAGGCCCTGCCCACCTAGTAGGATGGTCCTATGGTGCCGATGTAAGCTTAAATGCTGCCATAAAGGCACCTAAATTAATCAAAAGTCTGTACCTTTATGAGCCTGGATATCCGGGATACATTGAAAGCAATAACATGGAAGAGTATCGCCAAGATGCTGAATCTATGTTTGCAGAAATTTTCAAAACAACAGCTGAAGGTGAGCTGGATACTGCCGTTAAGCTACTAATCGACGGCTCTGGGAATCAAGCAGGCTACTTCTCTCAGCAGCCCCTTAAATATCGCGTACAGCAGCTGGATAATGCCTACACCCTACCTCTACAGCTTAATCAAACTGAACAATCCGCACTGAACCCAAGTAGTCTTTCAGGCATATCTATTCCAGTTTCCGTGGCCTATGGCAGTAATACTCGCCAGCTATTTAAAACTGTATCGCTTGTGGCGGGAACATTAATTCCAGACACCCATCCACAAGAGGTAAGCTCAGCAAATCATATGCTACCTCTGGAAGATCCTGCACGCTTTTGCCAACTTGTGAGAGATCGCATTACCAATTGCTGTGACCAGCAACCTGTAACTTAA
- a CDS encoding VOC family protein: MFSHIMVGANDIEESKVFYDSTFGILGYKPGTIDDRGRCFYFNDNGIFAITKPINGEPASHGNGSTIGFTVNSSEEVDAWHAAGIANGGTSCEEPPGVRDSAVGPIYLAYLRDPAGNKLCALYRAS; the protein is encoded by the coding sequence ATGTTTAGTCATATTATGGTCGGGGCCAATGATATCGAGGAATCAAAGGTATTTTACGATTCCACTTTTGGAATATTGGGTTACAAACCCGGCACTATTGATGATCGTGGCCGCTGCTTCTATTTTAATGACAACGGTATTTTTGCCATCACCAAACCCATCAATGGGGAGCCCGCAAGCCATGGCAACGGCAGCACTATTGGCTTTACAGTAAACAGTTCTGAAGAGGTTGATGCCTGGCATGCTGCAGGTATTGCCAACGGTGGTACCAGCTGCGAAGAACCCCCAGGCGTACGGGATAGCGCCGTAGGCCCAATCTACCTCGCCTACTTACGAGACCCTGCTGGCAATAAGCTTTGCGCACTGTATAGAGCAAGCTAA
- a CDS encoding Lrp/AsnC ligand binding domain-containing protein: MPVSVFIQVTLNHQVKKELQDFESVIGQWPEVMECYLMTGDFDYLLRVVVPNLQAYQEFLDKKLTELPGIDHIKSSFSLKQVRYRTELPLDQLLESQS, translated from the coding sequence TTGCCGGTAAGTGTATTTATCCAGGTTACTCTTAACCACCAAGTGAAAAAAGAGTTACAGGACTTCGAATCAGTTATCGGCCAATGGCCGGAAGTGATGGAGTGCTACCTGATGACCGGTGATTTCGACTACCTGCTGCGAGTTGTTGTACCCAATTTGCAGGCTTACCAGGAATTCCTGGATAAAAAACTCACTGAACTCCCAGGCATCGATCATATTAAAAGCAGCTTCTCTTTAAAGCAGGTGCGTTACCGCACTGAATTACCCTTGGATCAGTTGCTGGAAAGCCAAAGCTGA